The nucleotide sequence TTACCTGCCCGGCAAGGACCGCGCCGAACGGGTCGAGACCGAGCGGTTCCGGCCCTTCGACTACGACGAGTTGATTGCCCGGGACAAGGTCAACCTCGACATCACCTGGCTCAAGGACGCCTCGCTGGAGGACGCCGACGCGCTGTTGCCTCCCGAGGTGATCGCCCAGGAGATCGTGGAGGACCTGGAGGCCGCGCTGCGCGAGTTCAGTGCCATCGCCGAGGCGTTGTCGTCGCGTACGACGACAACTACGGTCGAAGGGGCCATGCCGGAGGAGTCGAGGTAGGCCCGCGTACCGGAGGAACCCGACCTGCCCAACAGTCGTCGCTGGCCAATTCTCACGGCATCACGTCTGTGATCAGGTAGCGTTCGGCCGGTTCTGGCCGGCCGAACGCTACCTGATCATGCGAGTGCTCGCCGAGCGGCCGACGTGCGTGACGGGGAGCAGGACGATGGTCGCACTAAGCAACTGTGAGGTGTACCGTCCGAAGCGGTGGTCCGGGGGGTAAGGCCCGGAGCGCCATTAGCCCAGCCGTAACCTGGGAGTACGTCATGCCGCACACGCCGATCGTTGACCCGCGATTCCCGGCGCGCCTGCGCGAACTACGTACCGCTCGCGACCTGTCTCTGCGAGACCTCGCCCGCCGCGCCTACTACAGCAAGAGCCAGTTGCACGACCTTGAGACGGCCAGGGCCAAGCCGACCCTCGAAGCCGCCTGGCGACTGGACGATGCCCTTCAAGCGGAAGGGACGCTCGCCGCGCTCGTGGTCGAAGCACCGGCCGTGACCACTCCAGACGACGATCAACGGCTCGCGTACGTGGCCGCACGCCCGTCACGGTTGGACGCCGCCACCGTGCGAACACTCGCCGACACGTTGGCCGCCCAGCGCCGGCTTGACGATGCGTTGCCCGCCCCGGCGATGCTGCCGTGGTCCGTGCCGCAGTGGCGCACCGTGCAGAGCCTCGCCGTGCAGGCCCGTGGCCCGCACACGGCCGAACTGTACGAGGTCGTCGCCGAGTGGACCCAGTTCATCGGCTGGCTGTACGCCGAGGGGCGCCGCGACGCGGAGGCGACGCGAGTGCTGATCGAGGCTGCGGACGAGGCCGACGCGGTCGACAGCGGCCCGCTCGCGGCGCAGGTCGAGAACTTCCGTGGCTACGTCGAGCGCCAGCGTGGCAACCCGCGCGGGATCGTCCGGCACTTCCTCTCGGCGTACCACACCCCT is from Micromonospora sp. WMMD1102 and encodes:
- a CDS encoding helix-turn-helix transcriptional regulator, coding for MPHTPIVDPRFPARLRELRTARDLSLRDLARRAYYSKSQLHDLETARAKPTLEAAWRLDDALQAEGTLAALVVEAPAVTTPDDDQRLAYVAARPSRLDAATVRTLADTLAAQRRLDDALPAPAMLPWSVPQWRTVQSLAVQARGPHTAELYEVVAEWTQFIGWLYAEGRRDAEATRVLIEAADEADAVDSGPLAAQVENFRGYVERQRGNPRGIVRHFLSAYHTPGAYALQRVGDAVQAAHGYALIGDRAAALQLLGEASDLTTAAESETPPALAYWLTPTFSRMGLGLAYLALGDSVSAADNLRAGLNGLPDDQRDAEWTLEYREALSIAG